In the Astatotilapia calliptera chromosome 5, fAstCal1.2, whole genome shotgun sequence genome, one interval contains:
- the LOC113021751 gene encoding zinc finger protein 271-like, giving the protein MSSTQKDQHGARSQRSQEADKPHRRKGEKKHTCDECGKGFTVRAKLKQHQVIHTGERPFSCDLCGKSFSFKPSLRKHQLIHSGVKAYSCDQCGRAFTRSSHLQSHLVTHSGIKPYSCDICGKTFSQRGPRNKHLRIHIRHDVYCCKQCSKQFTTDAHLQRHMFTHTEERPYRCDLCEKTFKSPHDLRQHQQIHTRKRLYKCSYCEKQSDTDGSSSQPCHHCGGGKDFHCDLCGKTFSRQKTLKLHQRRHTGDKLKYCKECGRSFTTSHHLKQHELIHSGVKKHLCDQCGSSFTTAGQLKTHKGVHTGEKPHKCRHCERSFSQSGNRNIHERGHMEGNYSCDQCDKSFRNLSSYSAHKRSHVTNKLFHCYQCAQTFTSLSALCKHQRDHSGLKS; this is encoded by the exons atgagctcaacacagaag gaccaacatggagccagaagtcagcgctctcaggaggccgacaaacctcacagaagaaagggagagaaaaaacacacctgtgacgagtgtgggaagggttttactgtgagggctaaactaaaacagcatcaggtcatccacactggagagagaccgttcagctgtgacttgtgtggaaagtctttttccttcaaGCCTTCCCTaagaaaacaccaactcatccacagtggagttaaagcatacagctgtgatcagtgtggcagagcttttactcgcagtagccacttacagagtcatctagttacccactctggaattaag ccatacagctgtgacatctgtggaaaaactttcagccagaGAGGGCCCCGAAATAaacacctacgcattcacatcagacatgatgtgtactgctgtAAACAGTGTAGCAAACAGTTTACAACAGACGCACACTTACAAcgacacatgtttacccacactgaggagagaccttatcgatgtgacctgtgtgagaagacttttaaatctccacatGACCTGAgacaacaccaacagatccacaccagaaagagactctacaagtgcagctactgtgag aagcagagcgacacagatggatccagttctcaaccctgtcatcactgtggtggtgggaaagactttcattgtgacctctgtggaaaaactttcagtcggCAAAAGACCCTAAAACtacatcaacgtagacacactggagacaaactgaaatactgcaaagaatgtgggagaagcttcacTACATCACATCACttaaaacaacatgaactgattcacagtggggttaaaaagcacctctgtgatcagtgtgggtcatccttcaccactgcaggtcagcttaaaacacacaaaggagtccacacaggagagaaaccacacaagtgcagacactgtgagagaAGCTTCTCACAGTCAGGTAATCGTAACATTCATGAACGTggacacatggaaggaaactacagctgtgaccagtgtgacaagagcttcaggaatctcagttcatactctgcacacaaacgatcccacgttactaataaactgtttcactgttaccaatgtgcccaaacattcacctcattgtctgctctgtgcaaacatcagcgtgatcactcagggctgaaatca